Proteins co-encoded in one Corylus avellana chromosome ca9, CavTom2PMs-1.0 genomic window:
- the LOC132161809 gene encoding zinc finger protein ZAT5-like: protein MMMKSQEEVVGYKDLTQIIKGKRTKRQRLPSPLRLAMASTSSSDGPTTSAEFTESTEEEEDMANCLILLAQGRHASKLSDPATTTTSNKTAAVAVAVGAAGLYAYQCKTCNRCFPSFQALGGHRASHKKPKANNITEDQSKMIKTLTFVDDHDHQVHDVDHHHFNNTTSTTLSLQIANTNKSKVHECSICGAEFSSGQALGGHMRRHRTFISTTASSSSQEAKKERNILQLDLNLPAPEDDHHHHRESKFSFASKEQVLVFSASPLVDCHY from the coding sequence atgatgatgaaaTCCCAAGAAGAAGTTGTGGGGTATAAGGATCTTACGCAAATAATCAAAGGCAAACGCACCAAGCGGCAAAGGCTGCCGTCGCCGCTCCGGCTAGCCATGGCTTCCACCTCATCCAGCGACGGTCCAACCACCTCCGCCGAATTCACGGAGAGCACGGAAGAAGAGGAGGACATGGCTAACTGTTTGATTCTCTTGGCTCAAGGCCGCCACGCCAGCAAACTCTCCGACCCGGCCACAACAACAACCAGCAATAAGACCGCGGCAGTTGCGGTCGCGGTCGGAGCCGCGGGGTTATACGCTTACCAGTGCAAGACGTGTAATCGTTGCTTCCCTTCTTTCCAAGCCCTCGGCGGGCACAGAGCCAGTCACAAGAAACCCAAGGCTAATAATATAACAGAAGATCAGTCGAAGATGATCAAAACGTTGACGTTTGTggatgatcatgatcatcaagTACACGATGTTGAtcatcatcacttcaacaacaCCACCAGCACAACCCTTTCTTTGCAAATCGCAAACACGAACAAATCCAAAGTTCATGAGTGTTCCATTTGTGGTGCTGAATTCTCGTCCGGACAAGCCTTGGGGGGGCATATGAGGCGGCACAGAACGTTTATAAGCACTACTGCTTCTTCATCATCTCAAGAagccaagaaagaaagaaatattctGCAATTGGATCTCAATCTTCCAGCCCCAGAAGATGATCATCATCACCACAGAGAATCCAAATTTTCTTTCGCCTCTAAAGAACAAGTCCTCGTCTTCTCTGCCTCCCCTTTGGTGGATTGCCATTActag
- the LOC132162355 gene encoding uncharacterized mitochondrial protein AtMg00810-like: protein MSNATLYRNIVRALQYLSITRPNIAFFINKCSKFLQDPRDIHWTAVERILCYLKHSITHGILIWPCKTFHLIAFSDADWAGCLDDRKSTSIYCTFLGANLLTWNSKKQRTISLSSTEAEYKALANATVELTWLQSLLKELGIF from the coding sequence ATGTCAAATGCTACCCTTTACCGCAACATTGTTCGTGCTCTCCAATATCTCTCCATCACTCGTCCTAATATTGCCTTTTTCATTAACAAATGCTCAAAATTTCTACAAGACCCACGAGACATACACTGGACAGCGGTTGAACGCATTCTCTGCTACTTAAAGCACTCCATCACCCATGGGATTCTCATTTGGCCTTGTAAAACTTTTCACCTTATTGCCTTCTCAGATGCTGACTGGGCTGGTTGTCTAGATGACAGAAAATCCACCTCTATCTACTGCACTTTTCTTGGAGCAAATCTTCTAACTTGGAACTCAAAGAAGCAACGTACAATTTCCCTCTCTAGCACTGAAGCTGAGTACAAGGCTCTCGCCAATGCTACCGTCGAATTAACATGGCTCCAGTCTCTGCTTAAAGAACTTGGCATTTTTTAG